A window of Rhizobium sp. CC-YZS058 genomic DNA:
CACGGGTTCAGTGGAGAAGACGACCAGCCGGCGGACCTCTTGTCGCCGCGAGACGATGCGCGATGATCAACCGGTTGGAGCGGATGGAGGCCACGCCGATCACGGCGCGTCGCGCAGCCTTGCGCCCGCGCGAGGCTGCGGCGCTGATGCTGATCAGCCGCGCCGGCGCCGAGCCGAAGGTTCTCGTCGGCCGCCGCTCCTCCGCCCATGTCTTCATGCCGGACGTCTACGTCTTCCCCGGCGGGCGCCGCGATGCGGGCGATCATCGCCTCCCCTATGAGAGCGACCTTGCGCCGGAGGTGCTCGCCCGCCTTCGGCGGCTGGGGCTCAGCGCAACGCGGGCCCGGGCGCTGGCGCTGGCCGCCATTCGCGAGATGCACGAGGAAACGGGGCTCATCGTCGGCGGCGCGCGCGAGGGGGTTGCCCTGCCCCTCTCCGCCGGTCTCAAGCATCTGCGCTATATCGCCCGTGCGGTGACTCCGCCCGGCCATCCCCGCCGCTATGACACGCATTTCTTCGCGCTTTTTGCCGACGAGGTCGGCATCGACCCGGCGAGCGCGCGCGACAGCGACGAGCTGTCCGACCTGCGGCTCGTCTCGATCGCCGATCCCTCGCCGGTCGCGGTGCCCGACATCACCCGCACCGTGCTCTCGGCGCTTGCCGAACGACTTTCAGCCGATCCGGAGTTGGGCTTCGAGGCACCGGCACCCTATTTCCACGTGCGTCATGGACGCTTCATCCGCGACCTACTGTGAGGACACCGAATGTCTGATCCATCCCCCGGCAAGACCCTGCCGGTTGAGGAGATCCACTGGCTATCGCTGATCGCCGCCCTGGCGGCGGTGACGACCGTCGGCATCGCCATCGGCCTCGGCGTGCCGCTGCTGTCGATCATGATGGAGAAGCGCGGCATCTCCTCGACGCTGATCGGGCTCAACTCCACCGTGGCCGGCCTTGCCTCCATGGTCGCAGCCTCCTTCACCACCCGCCTCGCCCATCGATTCGGCGTCGCGCCGGTCATGGTCTTCTCGGTGTTCATGGCGGCGCTGCCGGCGCTCGGCTTCTACTTCGTCGACAATTTCTGGCTCTGGTTTCCGCTGCGCATCGTCTTCCAGAGCGGCATCACGATTCTCTTCGTGCTCTCCGAGTTCTGGATCAATGCCACCGCCCCCTCGCATCGGCGTGGCCTGGTCTTCGGCATCTACGGCACGGTGCTCTCGCTCGGCTTCGCGACCGGCCCGCTGCTCTTCTCGATCCTCGGCAGCGAGGGCATTCTCCCCTTTGCCGTCGGGGCCGGCATCATCACGCTGGCCGCGATCCCGATCATCATCGCCCGGCGGGAAAGCCCGATCATCCACGAAATGCCAGAGATGCATTTCCTGCGCTATGTCTTCATGGTGCCGATGGCGACCGCCGCGGTCTTCGTGTTCGGGGCCGTCGAATATGGCGGGCTCTCGCTCTTTCCGGTCTATGGCACGCGCATGGGCTTCACCGAATCGCAGGCCGCGCTGCTGCTCACCATCATGGGTGTCGGCAATCTGATCTTCCAGATTCCGCTCGGCCTGCTCTCCGACCATATGCGCGACCGCAGAAAGCTGTTGATAGCGCTGACGGTGATCGGCTTCGTGGGGGCGCTCTCGCTTCCCTGGCTGGCGCTGCACTGGGCGACGCTCGCGGTCGTGCTGCTGCTGTTCGGCGGTATCGTCTCGGGCCTCTATACGATCGGCCTCAGCCATCTCGGCTCCCGCCTGCACGGGCCGGAGCTCGCGGCCGCCAATGCGGCCTTCGTCTTCTGCTATGCGCTGGGAACGGTGGCGGGACCCCAGGTGATCGGCACCTCGATGGATCTGTTCGGAAACCAGGGCTTTGCCTGGTCGATTGCCGGTTTCTTCGGTCTTTACATCCTGCTCTCCCTGCTCCGCCTCGTCTATAACCCGAAACGGGCTTGACATTTCGGGCGCGATTTGTAGTTTCGCGCCACGTTCGCCGGGGCCTTCTCACGAAGTCCGGCTTCTTTTTTTCAAAGGCAGGACGACCATGGCGAAAGCTGCAAAAATCAAGATCAAGCTGCTGTCGACGGCCGACACCGGCTTCTTCTACGTGACTTCGAAGAACAGCCGCACGATGACCGACAAGATGACCAAGACCAAGTATGACCCGGTCGTCCGCAAGCACGTGGAATTCAAGGAAACGAAGATCAAGTAAGCTCTTCGCGTTCCGGGTCGTTCGAGACCCGCAAAGAGGCGCCGGCAGCTCTGCCAGGCGCCTTTTTCTTTGCCTGGAGCACGGGGGGCCGTGCGGGCTCAACATTACGGTGATGGCGGCAGCGCTCTTGCTTGTCGTCCGATCATGATCAGCGGGGAGCAACCATTTCCCAAAACAAAACGCCGCTCGGCCCGGCAGGCAGAACGGCGTTGTGTTCGATAGGATGTCGGCTGGCACGCGGCGGCACGAGGAACCGTCTTGCATACCAGCCGACAAACCCCACGACCCAGGAGATGCGGCGGACCTGAGCATCATGGGGTAAGTCTTGCCCCGAAAGGCAGAAGCAATGCTGATGACAATGACTGAGAAATTGCGAAGGTCAACGTTTTCTTAAAAGAACCACGCCCTTGCGTTCGTTTGTGGTTAATTTCAAGACACTAGAGCCGAGCCGGAATGCTGTGCCACAACGGCGCGCGCTCTTTCCCCTCTTCGCCCTTCGCCACAGCGGACCGGTGCAAGCCCTTGTTGCAGATGGTTTTTTGCAAAAACCTGCGGAACAACCGAGAAGCGAATAGGAGAATGCCCAGTTCGCGTCGCCTCGCACGCCGAA
This region includes:
- a CDS encoding NUDIX hydrolase, which translates into the protein MINRLERMEATPITARRAALRPREAAALMLISRAGAEPKVLVGRRSSAHVFMPDVYVFPGGRRDAGDHRLPYESDLAPEVLARLRRLGLSATRARALALAAIREMHEETGLIVGGAREGVALPLSAGLKHLRYIARAVTPPGHPRRYDTHFFALFADEVGIDPASARDSDELSDLRLVSIADPSPVAVPDITRTVLSALAERLSADPELGFEAPAPYFHVRHGRFIRDLL
- a CDS encoding MFS transporter, producing the protein MSDPSPGKTLPVEEIHWLSLIAALAAVTTVGIAIGLGVPLLSIMMEKRGISSTLIGLNSTVAGLASMVAASFTTRLAHRFGVAPVMVFSVFMAALPALGFYFVDNFWLWFPLRIVFQSGITILFVLSEFWINATAPSHRRGLVFGIYGTVLSLGFATGPLLFSILGSEGILPFAVGAGIITLAAIPIIIARRESPIIHEMPEMHFLRYVFMVPMATAAVFVFGAVEYGGLSLFPVYGTRMGFTESQAALLLTIMGVGNLIFQIPLGLLSDHMRDRRKLLIALTVIGFVGALSLPWLALHWATLAVVLLLFGGIVSGLYTIGLSHLGSRLHGPELAAANAAFVFCYALGTVAGPQVIGTSMDLFGNQGFAWSIAGFFGLYILLSLLRLVYNPKRA
- the rpmG gene encoding 50S ribosomal protein L33; its protein translation is MAKAAKIKIKLLSTADTGFFYVTSKNSRTMTDKMTKTKYDPVVRKHVEFKETKIK